CCTCGCAACAGCTATTTCAGGGTTCCTCCACATCCCTGTGTGGCGCCGCTCGGGTCAGATGGTGTTTACATTCCTACCCCACTTTCTGCTCAATTTGGGCCCCCTGCTCTGGACAGGGTACAGCATACTGCCCTATCTCTGGAAATGAGGGCAGTAATTTTCTATTTTTCTCCGAGAGCCAAAAGAAGGGTCCGACAAAAGCAAGAGCTCTTGGCGGCAAAATAGGAATACTGGTTGGCCAGCATTATGTCAAGAGAACAGAGGCGTTCCCGAGGACGATGAAAATCCAAATAGAAGTGAGAGAAGACCAAAAGCCCAAAGCTCACAGCTCGACCTTTATCCCCGTCTCTTCTTCGACTTCCTCGAACCCTTTCTTCATGTATTTCGCCAGTTCTTCATCGACCTCGAAGAGGGCCGCGAGGAACTCGCCAAAGTGCTCCTTCTCCTCGTTGGCCACATCGAGGAAAATGTGCTTTATCCTCTCGTCTTCAATTCCAGCGGCAAGCTGCTCGTAGATGTTTATCGCATCGAGCTCCGCCTCAATCGCCCAGCGGAGGGCCTGTGCTATCTCAGTCTTGGTCAGGGGCCTATCCTTCGGGAGCTCAAAGGGGTATTTGGCAAGCATTCAGTCCACCTCCAGGCTGGAGTCCTGGTAGTCCATCCAGATGCCTGTCTTCATGACGGCATCGTACTGTGCCTTCAGCAGCTCGTAGTGGGCCTTCTCCACCTTAGCCAGCTCCTCAAAAGTTCTTCTGACGCTCTCGTGTTGGGCTTCTTTTGCGGCCTTCTCGTAGAACTCCCAGGTCAGCTTTTCCTGCTCCATACCGATCTTAACCGCGTCAACCTCGCTTAGGTTCTCTTCATAAACCTGAACAACCAGCTTTTCCAGGAGCTCCTTGTCCACCACAGGGAGTTCACACTTCTCGACCAGCGCCTCAACGAATTTCTCCTCAAAGATGTCCCAGTGCTCCGCCTCTTCCCCAGCGAGGAAAAGGAACATCTTCTTCGCCCTCTCGTCCTTGGCCTTTTTCGCAAGCTTAATGTAGAACTTAAGCTCGGCCTTTTCAACTTCAAGGGCAAGGGCCAAAGCCTCAAGCTCGTTCATAATGTTCACCGAATAGTATTTATCCGGTGGGTAATATATAACCTTCGGTGAGCGTTCGATGGATATTGAGCGTGTGCAAAGGCCGCTTGAGCTAAAGAACGAGCTTGTACGGTTCGTCTTTCGAGTTTACCAAGGTACCGGTGGGGCTTACCCTGCACTCGAATGGGTGGAGAAAAAACCCTCAACGGACGACTTCGAAGGCTTCAAAAGGGTCTACGAGCCCTTTCTGGAGTTCAGACTCGGTGAGGAGTTTGACGAGCTCTACGTCCTGAGGGAAAATGGACGAATAATCGGAACCGTCGCGCTAGTCTACAACCTTAAAGGCAAGGACGTCTGGTGGGTACCTGAGGAGATAAAAAACGAGAAGACCGGCCTCATCGAGTTCTTCATGGTGGATCCAGCTTACAGGGGTAAAGGCTACGGTTCAAGGCTCCTTGAGTTCGCGGTGGAGAGGCTGAAGGAGTTAGGTAAGGAGGCCTACGTGATAACCTTCCCCAACCTTGAGGCTTATTCATACTATA
The sequence above is drawn from the Thermococcus pacificus genome and encodes:
- a CDS encoding ferritin-like domain-containing protein — encoded protein: MNELEALALALEVEKAELKFYIKLAKKAKDERAKKMFLFLAGEEAEHWDIFEEKFVEALVEKCELPVVDKELLEKLVVQVYEENLSEVDAVKIGMEQEKLTWEFYEKAAKEAQHESVRRTFEELAKVEKAHYELLKAQYDAVMKTGIWMDYQDSSLEVD
- a CDS encoding ferritin family protein — encoded protein: MLAKYPFELPKDRPLTKTEIAQALRWAIEAELDAINIYEQLAAGIEDERIKHIFLDVANEEKEHFGEFLAALFEVDEELAKYMKKGFEEVEEETGIKVEL
- a CDS encoding GNAT family N-acetyltransferase; translated protein: MDIERVQRPLELKNELVRFVFRVYQGTGGAYPALEWVEKKPSTDDFEGFKRVYEPFLEFRLGEEFDELYVLRENGRIIGTVALVYNLKGKDVWWVPEEIKNEKTGLIEFFMVDPAYRGKGYGSRLLEFAVERLKELGKEAYVITFPNLEAYSYYMRKGFTKVMDYKEFVVLKKE